One bacterium genomic region harbors:
- a CDS encoding DUF3179 domain-containing protein, whose protein sequence is MKLRTFAICTALTLALSPLARASGAEPTAVRETPPAGVEQILPRGGIPAVFEPDYVPAAQAEIPDDAWVLGVAIDGQARAYSLNLLNSHEIVNDRIGETNFAAVW, encoded by the coding sequence ATGAAACTGAGAACCTTTGCCATCTGCACGGCTTTGACCCTGGCGCTCTCCCCGCTCGCGAGAGCCTCGGGCGCGGAGCCGACCGCGGTTAGAGAGACTCCGCCTGCCGGCGTCGAGCAGATTCTGCCCAGAGGTGGCATCCCGGCGGTCTTCGAGCCCGACTACGTGCCCGCCGCGCAAGCCGAGATCCCGGATGACGCCTGGGTGCTGGGCGTCGCGATCGACGGCCAGGCCCGCGCCTACAGCCTCAACCTGCTCAACTCCCACGAAATCGTCAACGACCGGATCGGGGAAACGAACTTCGCCGCCGTCTGGTGA
- a CDS encoding N-acetyltransferase, protein MQIRAEREEDAAAIRAVNESAFETAAEADLVEALRELARPLLSLVAEADGAIVGHILFSPVTLSGHPELEIMGLAPMAVEPEHQRAGIGSALVRAGLEQCGELGFGGVVVLGHPEYYPRFGFAPAVGFGIGCQYEVPDEAFMVLELEPGYLSGVSGEVRYHPAFESI, encoded by the coding sequence ATGCAGATTCGGGCTGAACGAGAAGAAGATGCGGCTGCGATCCGGGCGGTGAACGAGTCGGCTTTCGAGACCGCGGCCGAGGCGGATCTGGTCGAGGCGCTGCGCGAACTGGCGAGGCCGCTTCTCTCCCTGGTAGCCGAGGCCGACGGCGCGATCGTCGGGCACATCCTGTTCTCGCCGGTCACGCTGAGCGGCCATCCCGAGCTCGAGATCATGGGGCTCGCGCCCATGGCGGTCGAGCCGGAACACCAGCGCGCGGGCATCGGTTCCGCGCTCGTGCGTGCCGGCCTCGAGCAGTGCGGGGAGCTTGGCTTCGGCGGCGTCGTGGTTCTGGGGCATCCCGAGTACTACCCGCGTTTCGGCTTCGCGCCCGCAGTGGGCTTCGGCATCGGCTGCCAGTACGAGGTGCCCGACGAGGCGTTCATGGTTCTGGAGCTCGAGCCGGGCTATCTGTCCGGCGTTTCGGGCGAGGTTCGGTACCACCCGGCGTTCGAATCCATATAG
- a CDS encoding DUF2238 domain-containing protein gives MTRSVASSREPIILLGLTGLVLLWSGIQPHERGTWWLEVAPVLIGAPVLVATYSRFRLSPLLYRLLFVHAVILMVGGHYTYARVPIGFWAQDLLDLSRNHYDRLGHLAQGFIPAVLTRELLVRISPLARSKWLPFLVVCVCLAFSAFYELIEWWAALIGGAAADSFLGAQGDIWDTQWDMFLALAGAILALLLLRRLHDGSMQSLGVNPG, from the coding sequence ATGACGAGGTCCGTAGCCTCTTCCAGAGAACCCATCATCCTGCTCGGCCTGACCGGGCTCGTGCTGCTTTGGTCCGGCATCCAGCCCCATGAGCGCGGAACGTGGTGGCTCGAGGTCGCTCCGGTGTTGATCGGGGCGCCGGTGCTCGTCGCCACGTACTCGCGTTTCCGCCTCTCGCCGCTCCTCTACCGCCTTCTATTTGTCCACGCGGTGATCCTGATGGTCGGCGGCCACTACACCTACGCCCGAGTGCCGATCGGGTTCTGGGCGCAGGATCTCCTGGATCTGTCGCGAAATCACTACGACCGCCTCGGCCATCTCGCCCAGGGGTTCATACCGGCGGTTCTCACGCGAGAGCTCCTGGTCAGGATCTCACCGCTGGCTCGCAGCAAATGGCTGCCTTTCCTGGTCGTCTGCGTCTGTCTAGCTTTCAGCGCGTTCTATGAGTTGATCGAGTGGTGGGCGGCTCTGATCGGCGGGGCGGCTGCGGATTCCTTCCTCGGAGCTCAGGGAGACATCTGGGACACTCAGTGGGACATGTTTCTGGCGTTGGCGGGCGCGATTCTGGCTCTGCTCTTGCTGCGGCGCCTCCACGACGGGTCCATGCAGTCTCTCGGTGTGAATCCCGGTTGA
- a CDS encoding class I SAM-dependent methyltransferase — MLLNRVEYALMNNPVRAAIQRRYEVPKLLRLGGAMRGGRALEVGCGRGVGTGLIHRTFGADSVDAFDLDPRMVTRARSRVAPLGSRVRLWLGDASAIAAPDATYDAVFDFGIIHHVPEWRRAVAEVHRVLKPNGRFYAEEVLEGFIGHPITRRLFEHPQVDRFDSTGFSRELQASGFELVATEELWGSVAWFVARKRANVEAFRPSQSE; from the coding sequence ATGCTGCTCAACCGCGTTGAATACGCCCTGATGAACAACCCGGTTCGGGCTGCGATCCAACGGCGCTACGAGGTTCCGAAACTGCTCCGCCTGGGGGGAGCCATGCGTGGCGGGCGGGCGCTCGAGGTCGGTTGCGGGCGGGGAGTCGGCACCGGTCTCATTCATCGAACCTTCGGTGCCGATTCGGTGGACGCCTTCGACCTGGATCCGCGGATGGTGACTCGCGCTCGCAGCAGGGTGGCGCCGCTCGGTTCCCGGGTGCGACTCTGGCTCGGAGACGCCAGCGCGATCGCCGCTCCGGATGCGACCTACGACGCCGTTTTCGACTTCGGCATCATCCATCATGTGCCCGAATGGCGCCGAGCCGTGGCGGAGGTGCACCGAGTTCTCAAGCCGAACGGACGCTTCTACGCCGAGGAGGTTCTCGAGGGCTTTATCGGTCATCCCATCACCCGTCGCCTGTTCGAGCACCCTCAGGTCGATCGTTTCGATTCAACCGGCTTTTCCCGAGAGCTTCAGGCATCCGGTTTCGAGCTCGTTGCGACCGAGGAGCTATGGGGCTCCGTCGCCTGGTTCGTTGCCCGCAAGCGGGCGAACGTCGAGGCCTTTCGCCCGTCGCAGTCGGAGTAG
- a CDS encoding DUF3179 domain-containing protein: MANTAVVYDRDVSSKTLNFEASGALMNASLVMRDRETDSWWSIMTSSAIGGELDGAELDELPVGEKTTWRDWRERYPETTVLSVDGQEHRLNNPYDNYFSSDKTFRDLQIADERLEPKTPVFSFWLEGRTYAAPHSAFEGGRLFGLPGDPSRKVLLYRDTGASIFASTRAWTVDSDYAAATGLDKLIAAARQTTVAGRPLEGFDTFWYSWISVNSDSKLLR; this comes from the coding sequence CTGGCCAATACGGCCGTAGTCTACGACCGCGACGTTTCCTCCAAGACCCTCAACTTCGAGGCCTCCGGAGCGCTGATGAACGCTTCGCTGGTCATGCGCGACCGCGAGACCGACAGTTGGTGGTCGATCATGACCTCCTCCGCCATCGGCGGAGAGCTAGACGGCGCCGAGCTCGACGAGCTGCCGGTCGGTGAGAAGACGACGTGGCGGGACTGGAGAGAACGCTACCCCGAAACAACGGTGCTTTCCGTCGACGGGCAGGAGCACCGCCTCAACAACCCCTACGACAACTACTTCTCATCGGACAAGACCTTCCGCGATCTCCAGATCGCGGACGAGCGGCTCGAGCCCAAGACACCGGTTTTCAGCTTCTGGTTAGAGGGCCGGACCTATGCCGCGCCTCATTCCGCCTTCGAGGGCGGGCGGCTGTTTGGCTTGCCCGGAGACCCGAGCCGCAAGGTTCTTCTCTATCGCGACACCGGAGCTTCGATCTTCGCCTCGACACGCGCCTGGACCGTCGACAGTGACTACGCCGCCGCCACCGGTCTCGACAAGCTCATAGCCGCGGCGCGACAGACCACCGTCGCTGGCCGGCCCCTGGAGGGGTTCGATACTTTTTGGTACAGCTGGATCTCGGTCAACTCGGACTCGAAGCTCCTCCGCTAG
- a CDS encoding PqqD family protein has product MTEQDRFRRRPEVKIKPVGRSVAAFVSEQKALHVLNPTARLILEYLEEPATREELVLMLTEATDGGEESIRADLDVALASFLEYRMIEPAP; this is encoded by the coding sequence GTGACTGAGCAGGACAGATTTCGACGCCGGCCGGAAGTCAAGATCAAACCGGTCGGCCGATCGGTCGCCGCCTTCGTGAGCGAACAGAAAGCGCTGCACGTGCTCAACCCGACGGCCCGGTTGATACTCGAGTATCTGGAAGAGCCGGCGACGCGCGAAGAGCTGGTCCTGATGCTGACCGAGGCCACCGACGGAGGCGAAGAGAGCATCCGAGCCGACCTCGACGTCGCCCTGGCGTCGTTTCTCGAGTATCGAATGATCGAACCGGCGCCTTGA
- a CDS encoding Ku protein, producing the protein MAARSMSSGTISFGLVAIPVNLYSTGETQKKVSFSMVHEECGTRVKYRYYCPTDDKLIERDEITKGYEFAKGQYVLFNKEELKALDPEPTNAIEIQEFVPLEQVDPIYFEKAYYLGPGKAGAKPYKLLSRALADTGRAALAKYAARGKNYIVLLRPFEGGLIMQQLRYAVDLRAFGEVPIEEAEIADAELELAKQIVEQSASDEFKPEQYEDEVRNQVWELIEKKIGGEEIVAAPQEAPKAQIIDLMEALKASLGDDKKAGRKPPKRSKRKPAASAKKKAAKG; encoded by the coding sequence ATGGCAGCACGATCCATGTCTTCCGGCACGATTTCGTTCGGTCTCGTCGCGATACCGGTGAACCTGTATTCGACGGGCGAAACGCAAAAGAAGGTCAGCTTTTCGATGGTGCACGAGGAGTGCGGCACCCGGGTCAAGTACCGCTACTACTGCCCGACCGACGACAAGCTGATCGAACGCGACGAGATCACCAAAGGCTACGAGTTCGCCAAGGGGCAGTATGTCCTGTTCAACAAGGAGGAGCTCAAGGCGCTCGACCCCGAGCCCACGAATGCGATCGAGATTCAGGAGTTCGTGCCGCTCGAGCAGGTGGATCCGATCTACTTCGAGAAGGCCTACTACCTGGGTCCCGGAAAGGCCGGCGCCAAGCCCTACAAGCTCCTTTCGAGAGCCTTGGCCGATACCGGCCGGGCGGCGCTGGCCAAGTACGCCGCGCGCGGCAAGAACTACATCGTCTTGCTGCGGCCGTTCGAGGGGGGGCTGATCATGCAGCAGCTGCGCTACGCGGTGGATCTTCGCGCTTTTGGCGAGGTGCCGATCGAAGAGGCCGAGATTGCCGATGCGGAGCTCGAGCTGGCCAAACAGATCGTCGAGCAGAGCGCGTCCGACGAGTTCAAACCCGAGCAGTACGAAGACGAGGTGCGCAACCAGGTCTGGGAGCTGATCGAGAAGAAGATCGGCGGCGAGGAGATCGTCGCGGCGCCCCAGGAGGCGCCCAAGGCCCAGATCATCGACCTCATGGAGGCCCTCAAGGCGAGCCTGGGCGACGACAAGAAGGCCGGGCGCAAACCGCCGAAGCGCTCCAAGAGAAAGCCGGCCGCCTCGGCGAAGAAGAAGGCGGCCAAGGGGTAG
- a CDS encoding tetratricopeptide repeat protein yields MAPILGYTTAEASRMLRLEPARIRSFVRSGFLEPERGPRREYRFRFQDLVVLRAARDLAAQKIPPRRLRRVLRDLRAQLPRGRSLAELRISFEAGNIVVRSGGEAWEPESGQRLLDFEVAELAAKAAPLAPVLIQRAGDPSVLTAEDWYELGFELEASSIDQARAAYERALDSDEGHADAHLNLGRLVHEEGHPESAFGHYQAALTLRPDDATAAFNLGVAHQDLGKIEEALACYRASLEADPSLADAHFNLAVLLEQAGDSAGTIRHLKAYMRMKGLRVGLGAR; encoded by the coding sequence ATGGCACCGATCCTCGGCTATACGACAGCCGAGGCCTCCCGCATGCTGCGGTTGGAGCCGGCTCGGATTCGCTCGTTCGTGCGCTCTGGGTTTCTCGAGCCGGAGCGCGGACCCCGGCGTGAGTATCGCTTCCGCTTTCAGGATCTCGTGGTTCTGCGGGCGGCCCGCGATCTTGCCGCGCAAAAAATCCCACCGCGCCGCCTGCGCCGCGTGCTGAGGGACCTGAGAGCCCAGCTCCCGCGGGGCAGGTCACTCGCCGAGTTGCGCATCTCGTTCGAGGCCGGCAACATCGTCGTGCGCTCCGGGGGAGAGGCTTGGGAGCCCGAATCCGGGCAGCGCCTTCTGGACTTCGAGGTCGCCGAGCTGGCCGCCAAGGCCGCGCCGCTGGCCCCGGTTCTGATCCAACGCGCCGGAGATCCCTCGGTATTGACGGCCGAAGACTGGTACGAGCTCGGCTTCGAGCTCGAGGCGTCGTCGATCGATCAGGCCCGTGCGGCATATGAGCGCGCGCTCGACTCCGACGAGGGGCACGCCGATGCCCACCTCAACCTCGGACGCCTGGTGCACGAGGAGGGGCACCCAGAGTCGGCCTTCGGGCACTACCAGGCCGCGCTCACCCTTCGGCCCGATGACGCGACGGCGGCCTTCAATCTCGGCGTGGCCCATCAGGATCTGGGCAAGATCGAAGAAGCCCTGGCCTGCTATAGGGCGTCGCTCGAGGCCGATCCTTCTTTGGCCGATGCTCACTTCAATCTCGCGGTTTTGCTGGAACAGGCGGGAGATTCCGCCGGCACGATCCGTCACCTCAAGGCCTACATGAGAATGAAGGGTCTGCGAGTGGGACTCGGCGCGCGGTAG